In Juglans microcarpa x Juglans regia isolate MS1-56 chromosome 4S, Jm3101_v1.0, whole genome shotgun sequence, a single window of DNA contains:
- the LOC121262567 gene encoding exocyst complex component SEC15B, which yields MQSTKSRRKVAPNGASAAVDNGADSADKLEQLLLSSAICNNEDLGPFIRKAFLSGKPETLLHHLRHFARSKESEIEEVCKAHYQDFILAVDDLKSLLSDVDSLKSSLSDSNSRLQSVAGPLLSSLDAFLESRTVSQNVNLAIQSLANCIRLIEVCSRSNYHLSNNNLYMALKCLDSIETEFLDKTPSSTLKRMLEKKIPEIRAHIERKVSKEFGDWLVEIRVVSRNLGQLAIGQASSARQREEDLRIKQRQAEEQSRLSLRDCVYALQEEDDDEDDHNAPSNDSNSSFDLTPLYRAYHIHQTLGLEDRFKQYYFENRKLQLTSDFQVSSMTPFLESHQTFFAQIAGFFIVEDRILRTGGGLISKLEVENLWETAVSKMCSVLEDQFSRMQTANHLLLIKDYVSLLGVTLRRYGYPVDSLLDVLSKHRDKYHELLLSDCRRQISEALAADKFEQMLMKKEYEYSMNVLSFQLQTSDIVPAFPYVSPFSSTVPDCCRIVRSFVEDSVSFMSYGGQLDFYDVVKKYLDRLLSEVLDEDLSKLINTSVHGVSQAMQMAANMAVMERACDFFFRHAAQLSGIPLRMAERGRRQFPLIRARDVAEDMLSGLLKAKVDGFMTLIENVNWMADEPPQSGNEYLNEVIIYLETLVSTAQQILPAQVLKRVLQDVLSHISERIVGELYGDSVKRFNVNAIMGIDVDIRLLESFADNQAPIFSDGDANQLKMALAESRQLINLLLSNHPENFLNPVIREKSYNTLDYKKVVMISEKLRDSSDRLFGTFGTRGAKQNPKKKSLDALIKRLREVS from the coding sequence ATGCAGTCGACGAAGTCACGCCGGAAAGTGGCTCCGAACGGAGCTTCAGCTGCCGTAGATAACGGCGCAGACTCGGCAGACAAGCTGGAACAGCTTCTTCTCTCCTCGGCCATCTGCAACAACGAAGACTTGGGCCCGTTCATCCGCAAAGCGTTCTTGTCGGGGAAGCCCGAGACGCTGCTCCACCACCTCCGCCACTTCGCCCGATCTAAAGAGTCCGAAATCGAGGAGGTCTGCAAGGCCCACTACCAGGACTTCATCCTCGCCGTGGATGACCTCAAGTCACTCCTCTCCGACGTCGATTCTCTCAAGTCCTCCctctccgactccaactccagGCTACAGTCCGTCGCCGGCCCACTCCTCTCCTCCCTCGATGCCTTCCTTGAGTCTCGCACGGTTTCTCAAAATGTCAATCTTGCCATCCAATCGCTCGCCAACTGTATCCGTCTGATCGAGGTCTGTTCCCGATCCAACTACCACTTGTCCAACAACAACCTCTACATGGCGTTGAAGTGCTTGGACTCCATTGAGACCGAGTTCCTCGACAAAACGCCGTCTTCCACTCTGAAGAGGATGCTGGAAAAGAAAATCCCGGAGATTCGAGCGCACATAGAGAGGAAAGTGAGCAAAGAGTTTGGCGATTGGCTGGTGGAGATCCGGGTCGTGAGCCGCAACCTCGGCCAATTAGCTATCGGCCAAGCCTCCTCGGCGCGCCAGCGCGAAGAGGATCTCCGAATCAAGCAACGCCAAGCCGAGGAGCAGAGCCGGCTCAGTCTTCGCGACTGTGTTTATGCTCTGCAGGAAGAGGACGACGACGAAGATGATCACAACGCACCGAGCAATGACAGTAACAGCAGTTTCGATTTGACTCCTCTATACAGAGCTTATCACATACACCAAACCCTAGGTCTTGAGGACCGGTTCAAGCAATACTACTTCGAGAACCGGAAGCTCCAATTGACGTCGGACTTTCAGGTATCTTCTATGACTCCGTTTCTAGAATCCCATCAAACATTTTTCGCGCAGATCGCCGGGTTTTTCATTGTTGAAGACCGGATTTTGAGGACTGGTGGGGGTTTGATTTCGAAATTGGAGGTCGAGAACTTGTGGGAGACCGCCGTGAGTAAAATGTGTTCCGTCTTAGAGGACCAGTTTTCTAGGATGCAGACTGCGAACCATTTATTGTTGATTAAGGACTATGTGAGCTTGTTGGGAGTGACTTTGAGGAGGTATGGGTACCCGGTGGATTCCTTGTTGGATGTCTTGAGCAAACATAGGGATAAATACCATGAGCTTTTGTTGTCGGATTGCCGGAGACAGATTAGTGAAGCCCTCGCGGCCGATAAGTTTGAGCAGATGCTAATGAAGAAGGAGTACGAGTATTCTATGAATGTGCTTTCCTTTCAGCTACAAACGTCGGATATTGTGCCGGCCTTTCCTTATGTGTCACCCTTTTCATCTACGGTGCCGGATTGTTGTCGAATTGTGAGGTCCTTTGTAGAGGATTCCGTGAGTTTCATGTCTTATGGTGGGCAGTTGGATTTTTATGATGTGGTTAAGAAGTATTTAGATAGGCTGTTGAGTGAGGTTCTGGATGAGGATTTATCGAAGCTTATCAATACATCTGTGCATGGGGTTTCACAGGCTATGCAGATGGCTGCCAATATGGCTGTCATGGAGCGTGCTTGTGATTTCTTCTTTCGACATGCGGCACAGCTCTCGGGGATTCCCTTGAGAATGGCTGAGAGGGGCCGGAGACAGTTTCCGTTGATTAGAGCCCGTGATGTGGCAGAAGATATGCTCTCTGGGTTGCTGAAAGCCAAGGTTGATGGTTTCATGACACTAATTGAGAATGTGAACTGGATGGCTGATGAGCCTCCACAGAGTgggaacgaatatttaaatgaggttattatatatttggaaaCTCTGGTTTCAACTGCTCAGCAGATATTGCCGGCTCAGGTCCTCAAAAGGGTTTTACAAGATGTTCTTTCTCACATCTCTGAGAGGATTGTTGGAGAATTATATGGTGACTCAGTTAAGAGGTTTAATGTAAATGCGATAATGGGGATTGATGTTGATATCCGGTTGTTAGAATCGTTTGCGGACAATCAAGCTCCAATTTTCTCTGATGGGGATGCAAATCAGTTGAAAATGGCACTTGCTGAGTCGAGGCAACTGATTAATTTGCTCTTGAGCAATCATCCAGAGAATTTTCTGAATCCAGTAATCAGAGAGAAGAGTTACAATACTTTGGACTACAAGAAAGTCGTAATGATTTCAGAAAAGCTGAGGGATTCTTCAGATCGGCTATTTGGAACCTTTGGGACACGGGGAGCCAAGCAGAACCCGAAAAAGAAGTCCCTGGACGCTTTGATTAAAAGACTTAGGGAAGTTAGCTGA
- the LOC121263529 gene encoding 60S ribosomal protein L18-2-like, with protein MGIDLVAGGKSKKSKRTAPKSDDIYLKLLVKLYRFLVRRTGSCFNAVILKRLFMSKVNKPPMSLSKLIRFMKGKENKIAVIVGTVTDDIRVYEVPALKVTALRFTETARARIEKAGGECLTFDQLALRAPLGQNTVLLRGPKNAREAVKHFGPAPGVPHSHSKPYIRSKGRKFERARGKRNSKGFRV; from the exons ATG GGTATCGATTTGGTCGCAGGTGGCAAGAGCAAGAAGTCCAAGCGAACTGCCCCCAAATCCGACGATATCTACCTCAAGCTCCTCGTCAAg TTGTACCGGTTTCTGGTGCGGAGGACGGGGAGCTGTTTCAATGCGGTGATACTGAAGAGGCTCTTCATGAGCAAGGTCAACAAGCCGCCTATGTCTCTCTCCAAGTTGATTCGTTTCATGAAGGGCAAg GAGAATAAGATTGCTGTGATTGTTGGGACGGTGACTGATGACATTCGCGTGTATGAAGTCCCTGCCCTTAAAGTAACTGCCCTGAGGTTCACAGAGACTGCCAGAGCTAGGATTGAAAAGGCTGGTGGGGAATGCTTGACATTTGACCAGCTGGCTCTTAGAGCTCCTCTTGGGCAGAACACG GTTCTGCTCAGAGGTCCGAAGAATGCTCGGGAAGCTGTGAAGCACTTTGGACCAGCGCCGGGTGTGCCACACAGCCACTCAAAACCTTATATACGGTCAAAAGGAAGGAAATTTGAGCGGGCTAGAGGAAAAAGGAACAGCAAGGGTTTCAGAGTTTGA
- the LOC121261856 gene encoding uncharacterized protein At5g01610-like, producing the protein MKPMSPITTILCLILLFLLSFATPSPSHDSITAYEVLEEYDFPVGILPKGVLGYELDSSTGKFSVYLNGSCTFSIDSYELKYKSTVTGVIAKDKISSLSGIKVKVLFLWLSIVSVTREDDELAFSVGIASADFPVSNFTESPTCGCGFDCATSGEGIRKINKPLISDILYSS; encoded by the coding sequence ATGAAACCCATGTCTCCCATCACTACTATTCTGTGCCTAATCCTCTTGTTTCTCCTCTCCTTTGCAACCCCATCTCCATCTCATGACTCCATCACGGCGTACGAAGTTCTTGAAGAATATGACTTCCCGGTGGGCATTCTTCCCAAGGGCGTCTTAGGCTACGAACTGGATAGTTCCACAGGTAAATTCTCTGTGTATCTGAATGGCTCTTGCACTTTTTCCATTGATTCTTACGAGTTGAAGTACAAGTCCACCGTCACGGGTGTCATAGCCAAAGACAAGATCTCCAGTTTGAGTGGCATCAAAGTTAAGGTGCTCTTCCTATGGCTCAGCATTGTGAGCGTCACTCGGGAAGACGATGAGCTGGCATTCTCAGTCGGAATCGCCTCGGCGGATTTTCCGGTCAGTAATTTCACTGAGAGCCCGACCTGTGGATGTGGCTTTGATTGTGCGACGAGTGGTGAAGGAATTAGGAAGATTAATAAGCCCTTGATTAGTGATATTCTGTACTCTTCTTAA